A window of Kiritimatiellaceae bacterium contains these coding sequences:
- a CDS encoding TIGR01212 family radical SAM protein (This family includes YhcC from E. coli K-12, an uncharacterized radical SAM protein.): MVPFTQYKQWMIERYGDALFRVPVEIASTCPHGRCAFCSENGARAQQTQRQENPIDQIEAAIKFSKRRYKAQKLMLYVQAFTADMTSPEQQKLILQCLENYRFEAISIGTRPDCLPEAAIHFLETLKTPAEVSGPTACCRLGDPTRREVWVELGVQTANDETLKRINRGHDWECSKKAILALAARGIHVAPHIIIGLPGETSDDWNHTAEELTQLPISGIKIHNLHVMKGTELAKKPPPVLNHWEYAEALMEFLRRIPAKIPVMRISTDTPDEELVAPHWHLEKGQFLDYVIQQMTMREIRQGDLCGRGFQPLASGKDAASTLPVTTDDGSITFFSEDWKEHYHTKTGARLEAEKKFVEPSGLVAKLQNSNLKLLDVCFGLGNNSLAALCATKGASHQLDITALEVDKRVVRAAAECFQTLETDPVDWKKTLTELLKSNQSVIGNHQLAIRWGDARRLIQSLEAESFDIVFHDPFSSQHCPELWTVEFFQQLYRVMKPDGVLLTYSSSLPVRGAMIEAGFMIGETKPGHPMGNGTIAAKRLSDIEFPITEKPDARRSIPYRDPYLCATSKTILRNRQEAIE; encoded by the coding sequence ATGGTTCCTTTTACACAGTACAAGCAGTGGATGATTGAGCGGTACGGCGACGCGCTGTTCCGCGTACCCGTCGAAATCGCTTCGACCTGTCCGCATGGACGGTGCGCCTTCTGTTCTGAAAACGGAGCGCGGGCTCAGCAGACCCAGCGGCAGGAAAATCCGATCGATCAGATTGAAGCGGCGATTAAATTTTCCAAGCGGCGCTATAAGGCGCAAAAGCTGATGCTGTACGTTCAGGCTTTCACCGCCGACATGACCAGCCCCGAACAGCAGAAACTGATTCTTCAATGTCTGGAAAACTACCGGTTCGAAGCGATCAGCATCGGGACACGCCCCGATTGTCTGCCAGAGGCGGCAATTCATTTTCTGGAAACTTTAAAAACGCCCGCTGAGGTCAGCGGGCCTACAGCTTGTTGTAGGCTGGGTGACCCCACCCGGCGCGAAGTCTGGGTGGAACTCGGTGTGCAGACGGCCAACGACGAAACGCTGAAACGAATTAACCGCGGCCACGACTGGGAATGCAGTAAGAAAGCCATTCTGGCGCTGGCGGCGCGCGGAATTCACGTCGCTCCGCATATCATCATCGGACTTCCCGGAGAAACTTCCGACGACTGGAACCATACGGCGGAAGAACTGACGCAACTACCTATTTCAGGAATCAAGATTCACAACCTGCACGTCATGAAGGGAACCGAGTTGGCAAAAAAACCGCCGCCGGTGCTGAACCACTGGGAATATGCCGAGGCGCTGATGGAATTTCTGCGGCGGATTCCGGCGAAGATTCCGGTGATGCGCATTTCGACCGACACGCCGGATGAAGAATTGGTCGCTCCACACTGGCATTTAGAAAAAGGACAGTTTCTCGACTACGTCATTCAGCAGATGACTATGCGGGAAATCCGGCAGGGAGATTTATGTGGAAGAGGCTTCCAGCCTCTGGCCAGCGGCAAGGATGCCGCTTCCACATTGCCTGTCACCACCGATGACGGAAGTATCACGTTCTTCAGCGAAGACTGGAAAGAGCACTACCATACAAAAACCGGCGCGCGGCTGGAGGCAGAAAAAAAGTTTGTCGAGCCATCAGGTTTAGTTGCCAAACTCCAAAACTCAAATCTCAAACTTCTCGATGTCTGCTTCGGACTCGGCAACAACTCGCTGGCGGCGCTGTGTGCCACGAAAGGCGCAAGCCATCAGCTCGATATCACCGCGCTGGAAGTGGATAAACGAGTCGTCCGCGCCGCCGCCGAATGTTTTCAAACACTGGAAACCGATCCGGTTGATTGGAAAAAAACTCTAACGGAGCTTCTGAAATCGAATCAATCGGTAATCGGCAATCATCAATTGGCAATCCGGTGGGGCGACGCCCGCCGGCTGATCCAGAGTTTGGAAGCCGAATCATTCGACATCGTCTTCCACGATCCGTTTTCCAGCCAGCACTGTCCGGAGCTGTGGACGGTGGAATTTTTTCAACAGCTTTACCGCGTGATGAAGCCGGATGGCGTTCTGCTGACGTATTCATCCTCGCTACCGGTGCGCGGCGCGATGATCGAGGCCGGTTTTATGATCGGCGAGACAAAGCCGGGCCATCCGATGGGTAACGGCACGATCGCCGCTAAACGGCTGAGTGACATTGAGTTTCCGATCACTGAAAAACCGGATGCCCGGCGCAGTATTCCGTACCGCGACCCGTATCTCTGCGCGACCTCAAAAACCATCCTGCGTAACCGGCAGGAAGCCATTGAATAG
- a CDS encoding glycosyltransferase family 39 protein yields MKQMLADLKLPLLLVTLISLCAVLVMPITPIDETRYLSVAWEMWNHHSFLVPYLNGEPYSHKPPLLFWLLHAGWALFGVNDFTPRMIPGIFSLLNLLLVYRISLRLWPQERKTAFFAGLILATTSIWDAWSIVIMFDMVLTFWILLGLLGTLRAADSKRGGWLMLAAGITGGLLTKGPAVLVYLLSVPLLRAAWDTRRATPVRAKWYFGILGAVALGFAAALLWVIPAAIQGGETYRQAILWGQTAGRITSSFAHRLPFWFYLPIVPVLFFPWILFRPSFAKLSLKSADTGTRFCLAWLALPLLVFSMISGKQVHYLIPFIPAGALLIGRNIAKAEGTAGKRSVKAFGILFLLLGLIAPILPFINLGEEIGKLPSGSTYIASAGLLTASLLLLIPFRSSGNYATRLAVSMTLVLIFGLFEAKKSFMENYDIKEVAIRIRSEMDAGHAVANMANYHGQYQFLGRLTQPIAELEENPDAINNFAASNSGALFISYKHKEDALPEGAEIWFTHKYRGRNVVLWHLCIAQP; encoded by the coding sequence ATGAAACAGATGCTGGCCGATTTGAAACTTCCGTTGCTACTGGTGACTCTAATAAGTCTGTGTGCCGTGCTGGTGATGCCAATCACACCGATTGACGAGACGCGCTATCTGTCTGTCGCGTGGGAGATGTGGAACCACCATTCCTTTCTGGTGCCCTACTTAAACGGCGAACCCTATTCCCACAAGCCGCCCCTGCTGTTCTGGCTGCTGCACGCCGGCTGGGCGCTGTTCGGCGTGAATGATTTTACGCCGCGAATGATTCCGGGAATTTTCAGCCTGCTGAATCTTCTACTGGTGTACCGCATCAGCCTCCGGCTCTGGCCACAGGAACGCAAGACCGCTTTTTTCGCCGGGCTGATTCTGGCGACCACATCAATCTGGGATGCATGGTCTATCGTGATCATGTTCGACATGGTTCTGACGTTCTGGATTCTGCTGGGACTGCTAGGAACGCTGCGCGCCGCTGATTCGAAACGCGGCGGCTGGCTAATGCTGGCGGCCGGTATTACTGGCGGACTGCTGACAAAAGGTCCGGCTGTATTGGTCTATCTTCTTTCTGTTCCGCTTCTGCGTGCCGCATGGGATACTCGGAGAGCCACGCCGGTTCGCGCAAAATGGTACTTCGGCATTCTGGGCGCCGTTGCGCTGGGCTTTGCCGCCGCCCTGCTATGGGTCATCCCGGCGGCAATTCAAGGCGGCGAAACCTACCGGCAGGCCATTCTTTGGGGCCAAACGGCCGGACGGATTACGTCATCCTTTGCACATCGTCTGCCGTTCTGGTTTTATCTGCCGATTGTTCCGGTTCTCTTTTTTCCATGGATACTTTTCCGCCCGTCTTTCGCAAAGCTCAGTCTGAAATCAGCCGACACCGGAACCCGTTTCTGTCTGGCATGGCTTGCCCTGCCGCTACTCGTTTTTTCCATGATCAGCGGCAAGCAGGTGCACTATTTGATTCCGTTCATTCCGGCAGGCGCATTGCTAATCGGCCGTAACATTGCCAAAGCCGAAGGAACCGCCGGAAAGCGTTCGGTGAAAGCCTTCGGAATTCTTTTCCTCCTGCTTGGGCTGATTGCGCCGATTCTTCCGTTCATCAATCTCGGTGAAGAAATCGGAAAACTGCCATCCGGTTCAACATACATTGCTTCAGCGGGACTGCTGACTGCCAGCCTGCTGTTACTGATTCCGTTCCGCTCAAGCGGTAATTACGCCACAAGGCTTGCCGTCAGCATGACACTGGTGCTGATTTTCGGCCTCTTCGAGGCAAAAAAAAGCTTTATGGAAAACTACGACATAAAAGAAGTGGCCATACGCATCCGAAGTGAAATGGATGCGGGGCATGCCGTAGCAAATATGGCGAATTACCACGGGCAATATCAGTTTCTAGGCCGACTGACACAACCCATTGCCGAGTTGGAAGAAAATCCCGATGCCATTAATAATTTTGCGGCAAGCAATTCCGGCGCGCTGTTTATCAGTTATAAACACAAAGAAGACGCGCTACCTGAAGGAGCTGAAATCTGGTTTACCCACAAATACAGAGGGCGCAACGTGGTGCTTTGGCACCTATGTATCGCCCAGCCTTAA
- a CDS encoding glycosyltransferase family 2 protein: MSNVKKSIVIPFYNEEACVRSVLEEVRACQPDAEIIAVDDGSRDRTWEIICGIPSVRGLRLTQNRGQSAAMYAGMRAASGDLIVLMDGDGQNDPADIEKLTALLDQNDVACGQRVKRRDTWSRRVASKAANAIRRSILNDGISDTGCSLKAFRHEHVELLVPFNGLHRYLPAIFKHAGLRIAETPVNHRARTLGVSKYTNWNRALRGIYDLFGVRWLLNRKVIYPKMERHNEQ; this comes from the coding sequence ATGAGCAACGTAAAAAAATCCATCGTCATTCCTTTTTATAACGAAGAAGCCTGTGTCCGTTCCGTTCTGGAAGAAGTACGGGCCTGTCAGCCGGACGCGGAAATCATCGCAGTAGATGACGGCAGCCGCGACCGGACATGGGAAATCATTTGTGGCATACCGTCCGTGCGCGGCCTCCGGCTGACTCAAAACCGCGGACAGAGCGCCGCGATGTACGCCGGTATGCGCGCCGCCTCCGGCGATTTGATTGTGCTGATGGATGGCGACGGCCAGAATGATCCGGCCGACATTGAAAAGCTGACAGCGTTGCTTGATCAGAACGATGTAGCCTGCGGCCAACGGGTAAAACGGCGCGACACATGGAGCCGCCGTGTTGCGTCCAAGGCCGCCAATGCAATTCGCCGGAGCATTCTGAATGACGGTATCAGCGATACCGGCTGCTCGCTCAAGGCTTTCCGCCACGAACACGTCGAACTGCTTGTTCCGTTTAACGGACTGCACCGTTATCTTCCTGCAATTTTTAAACATGCCGGACTGCGCATTGCGGAAACGCCGGTTAATCATCGCGCCAGAACTCTCGGTGTTTCTAAATACACCAACTGGAACCGGGCGTTGCGCGGGATTTACGATTTATTCGGCGTTCGCTGGCTTCTGAACCGCAAAGTAATTTACCCGAAGATGGAGCGGCACAATGAACAATGA